From a region of the Deltaproteobacteria bacterium genome:
- a CDS encoding glycoside hydrolase family 57 protein gives MPSVCLYFQVHQPYRLRPFSFFDIGNNHVYDDEENNRAILNKIADKCYLPTNVVLLALIKKHHGAFRLAFSLTGIVLEQLEKYRPDALASFQRLAETGCVEFLSETYFHSLAFIFSPREFQEQVSLHRDKIQSLFDYQPVTFRHTELIYNNALASLVEEMGYQAILAEGADKILGWRSPNFLYRPVGCTKIKLLLKNYRLSDDIAFRFSDSQWVEYPLLADKFAHWLHQLPAGGEIVNLFMDYETFGEHQWQETGIFDFLRALPQEIFTHADFRFQTPAEVVRDHEPVAELDVPELTSWADTERDLTAWLGNAMQQDALRNLYALEAPVRRPKNQALRQAWRKLQTSDHFYYMCTKWLADGDVHKYFNPYESPYDAYINYMNVLDDFSGRLLTGGRKITD, from the coding sequence TTTTCAGGTCCATCAACCCTACCGCCTCCGGCCGTTCTCTTTTTTCGACATCGGCAACAACCATGTTTATGACGATGAAGAAAACAATCGCGCCATCCTCAATAAAATTGCCGATAAGTGTTACCTGCCCACCAATGTCGTCCTGCTTGCGCTGATTAAAAAACATCACGGTGCTTTCCGGCTGGCCTTTTCTCTGACCGGGATCGTCCTGGAACAGTTGGAAAAATACCGCCCCGATGCCCTCGCAAGCTTCCAGCGCCTGGCCGAGACCGGTTGCGTCGAATTTTTAAGCGAAACCTATTTTCACTCCCTGGCCTTCATTTTTTCCCCGCGGGAATTCCAGGAACAGGTCTCGCTGCACCGGGACAAAATCCAGTCGCTCTTCGACTATCAACCGGTCACCTTTCGCCATACGGAACTGATCTACAATAACGCCCTGGCCAGCCTGGTGGAAGAAATGGGCTATCAGGCGATCCTGGCGGAAGGGGCCGACAAGATCCTGGGCTGGCGCAGTCCCAACTTCCTCTACCGCCCTGTCGGGTGTACGAAGATAAAATTGCTCTTGAAAAACTACCGTCTTTCTGATGATATCGCCTTTAGATTTTCCGATTCCCAATGGGTCGAGTATCCGCTCCTGGCTGACAAGTTTGCCCATTGGTTGCATCAACTGCCGGCCGGCGGAGAGATTGTTAATCTTTTCATGGATTATGAGACCTTTGGTGAACATCAGTGGCAGGAGACGGGTATCTTTGATTTCCTGCGCGCCTTGCCGCAGGAGATTTTCACCCATGCCGACTTCCGCTTCCAGACGCCGGCCGAGGTCGTGCGGGATCACGAACCCGTGGCCGAGCTGGATGTGCCCGAACTTACTTCCTGGGCGGATACGGAACGGGATTTAACCGCCTGGCTCGGCAATGCCATGCAGCAGGACGCGCTCCGCAATCTCTATGCCCTGGAGGCCCCGGTGCGCCGTCCCAAAAACCAGGCGCTGCGGCAGGCATGGCGTAAGTTGCAGACCTCCGATCACTTCTACTACATGTGCACCAAGTGGCTTGCAGACGGCGACGTACACAAATATTTCAACCCCTACGAGTCTCCCTACGATGCCTACATCAATTACATGAATGTCCTGGATGATTTTTCCGGCCGCTTGCTAACCGGCGGCAGGAAAATAACAGATTAA
- the glgP gene encoding alpha-glucan family phosphorylase, which yields MTEERIRAASTQSSAPSPQHSVLSTQPSYLFEVSWEVCNKIGGIYTVITSKARQAGNAYGENYYFLGPDLKNNLEFEETEEDCWTKMRAATAIRDIPCRFGRWRIPGNPKVILVGFGKKYDKEQLLFRLWERYGVDSIAGGWDYVEPVMFSYACGEVIEIIYNLYVKPEGATAVAHFHEWMCGAGLLAIKQMAPEVGTVFTTHATILGRTLASSGMDIYTNMENISPLREANAHNITAKNSMEASAAREADCFTTVSNITAAESKNFLGRAPDVITPNGLDMEHVPDLVENRAPALKARERLLSAAGHFLRKEFPDDTKIMSISGRYEFHNKGIDLFLNALGRLEKSMKDNETVLAYLFVLGGHKDLIPALQCEQPSIYCDSTRYETGAPLPIATHRLDYEASDPILQTCSHLGLKNGQQNKVFVIFIPAYLNGHDGLLNMTYYEALSGSDLGVFPSYYEPWGYTPLESAAYAVPTITTDQAGFGIWAEQKVGDSSGVILLRRKGKDDNTIEDKLYGILHNFLGWTEGEQLERRKMARQAAEQANWQDFFLAYQQAYEGALTVAAARYTKLMTSAEREEKVRVFAGTVSTQPHFRSFLAVANLPENIARLRELAYNIWLAWNPPALNLFATLDPKLWEETGKNPIRILETTSPKRLLEASKSGSYIALYDQVMEHFDQYMDEIRDAAGRPVTLEMKSSAPVAYFSTEYGLHETVPIYSGGLGTLSGDHMKTASDLNIPLVGVGLLYKNGFFRQVIDSNGVQLAEYPENDFSTMAVQLVQDDRGNAAQISLELPGRILFANIWEIKVGRTSLYLLNTDVPANTPQDRRITDRLYSGDQRTRIEQEILLGMGGVRLLKKLGIKPSVYHINEGHSAFLILERVAILMGEEGLGFEEACEVVHGSTIFTTHTPVEAGNERFPKELIEHYFASFVKKCNISWSQLWALGCKESGDDKNFFLTILALKMSFMTNAVSRLHGRISRHMWRDVWKGFYGSDVPIGHITNGVHMKSYVAPRMRELLDVYLGADWWRHIADKEMWQRIQEIPDAVLWRTRYELKQKNFDFLIDNISRQWSRYGLSKTWREDLLGKVNPAAMIIGFARRFAPYKRADLILSDMDRLANILNNKDRPVHIIMAGKAHPSDEMGKSLIKKVVDVCKEERFRGKIFFIENYDIRVARHLVQGVDVWLNTPRRPFEASGTSGQKVVINGVLNLSVSDGWWCEGYDGTNGWNIGPVVRERPDNRQNADEEDSQSLYSLLENTIVPLFYDRSSSGLPEKWVAMIKRSMQTLTPEYTTARMLTDYYEQMYVPTMRREQVVTADSFKLARELAAWKLKTPMRFSSLKVLDFTIDGVQGDTIDVGQPLFVKARIDPGKMDEQEIIVELMIGRAEGGDFIESPASVPLEIAQRGPDGILTFTGQYEVSQNGMYSYGIRVAPYHKNLASKYELGLMLWG from the coding sequence ATGACGGAAGAAAGAATTAGAGCAGCCAGCACTCAGTCTTCAGCACCCAGTCCTCAGCACTCGGTCCTCAGCACTCAGCCCTCCTATCTCTTCGAGGTAAGCTGGGAAGTGTGCAACAAGATCGGCGGCATCTACACGGTGATCACCAGTAAGGCCCGTCAGGCAGGCAATGCCTACGGCGAAAACTACTACTTCCTGGGGCCTGATCTCAAGAACAATCTCGAATTTGAGGAAACAGAGGAGGACTGCTGGACCAAGATGAGGGCGGCCACCGCTATTCGGGACATACCCTGCCGTTTTGGCCGGTGGCGCATCCCCGGCAATCCGAAAGTTATCCTGGTCGGTTTCGGCAAGAAATACGATAAGGAACAACTGCTCTTCCGTCTCTGGGAAAGATATGGCGTGGACTCTATCGCGGGCGGCTGGGATTATGTGGAGCCCGTCATGTTCAGTTATGCCTGCGGGGAAGTGATTGAAATTATATATAATTTATACGTCAAGCCCGAGGGCGCCACGGCCGTGGCTCATTTTCACGAATGGATGTGCGGCGCGGGACTGCTGGCGATCAAGCAGATGGCCCCGGAAGTAGGCACGGTATTTACCACCCATGCCACGATTCTCGGGAGAACCCTGGCCAGTTCCGGGATGGATATTTACACCAACATGGAGAACATCTCACCGCTCCGGGAAGCCAACGCCCATAATATTACCGCCAAGAACTCCATGGAAGCGTCGGCCGCACGGGAAGCCGATTGTTTCACCACAGTCAGCAACATCACCGCTGCCGAGTCGAAAAACTTTTTAGGCCGGGCGCCGGATGTCATCACCCCCAATGGACTGGACATGGAGCATGTCCCCGACCTGGTTGAAAATAGGGCGCCGGCGCTCAAGGCACGGGAAAGGCTGCTTTCGGCCGCCGGCCACTTTTTAAGAAAAGAATTTCCTGATGATACGAAGATTATGTCCATTTCCGGACGCTATGAATTCCATAACAAGGGGATAGACCTGTTTCTTAATGCCCTGGGTCGTCTCGAAAAGAGCATGAAGGATAATGAAACCGTCCTGGCCTACCTGTTCGTTCTCGGCGGTCACAAGGACCTTATCCCCGCTCTCCAGTGCGAGCAGCCCTCGATATACTGCGATTCCACAAGGTATGAGACCGGCGCCCCCCTCCCCATTGCCACGCACCGGCTGGACTACGAGGCGTCAGATCCGATTCTGCAGACATGCAGTCACCTGGGTCTCAAAAACGGGCAGCAAAACAAGGTCTTTGTCATATTTATTCCGGCCTATCTGAATGGACACGATGGTCTTTTGAACATGACCTATTATGAAGCGCTTTCGGGTAGCGATCTGGGTGTTTTCCCCTCCTACTATGAGCCCTGGGGCTATACTCCCTTAGAAAGCGCCGCCTATGCCGTACCTACAATAACCACGGATCAGGCTGGTTTCGGCATCTGGGCGGAGCAGAAGGTTGGCGATAGCAGCGGCGTCATCCTGCTGCGGCGCAAAGGGAAGGATGATAACACTATCGAAGACAAGCTCTACGGCATTTTGCATAATTTTCTGGGCTGGACGGAAGGGGAGCAGTTAGAGAGAAGAAAGATGGCCCGCCAGGCCGCCGAACAGGCTAACTGGCAAGACTTCTTTCTTGCTTACCAGCAGGCTTACGAGGGGGCATTGACCGTTGCCGCGGCGCGCTACACGAAGCTGATGACCAGCGCGGAAAGGGAGGAGAAGGTCCGCGTCTTTGCCGGCACGGTATCCACTCAGCCTCACTTTCGTAGTTTTTTGGCCGTGGCCAATCTACCGGAAAATATTGCCCGGCTGCGGGAGCTGGCCTACAACATCTGGCTGGCCTGGAACCCCCCGGCACTTAACCTGTTCGCCACTTTAGACCCCAAGTTATGGGAGGAAACAGGCAAAAATCCCATCCGGATATTAGAAACGACATCGCCGAAGCGGCTGCTGGAAGCCTCGAAAAGCGGAAGTTACATTGCTCTTTACGACCAGGTAATGGAACACTTCGACCAATATATGGATGAAATCAGAGACGCGGCCGGTCGCCCGGTCACGCTGGAAATGAAAAGCTCGGCGCCCGTCGCCTATTTTTCCACGGAGTACGGCCTGCATGAGACCGTTCCCATTTATTCGGGCGGTTTAGGCACCCTCTCGGGCGATCACATGAAGACGGCCAGCGACCTGAATATACCTCTGGTGGGAGTGGGCCTGCTCTACAAGAATGGTTTTTTCCGGCAGGTCATAGACAGCAACGGGGTGCAACTCGCGGAATATCCGGAAAACGATTTCTCTACCATGGCCGTGCAGTTAGTGCAGGACGATCGAGGCAATGCCGCGCAGATTTCGCTCGAACTGCCCGGACGCATCCTCTTTGCCAACATCTGGGAAATCAAGGTCGGCCGGACTTCTCTTTATCTCTTGAACACCGATGTCCCGGCAAACACCCCCCAGGACAGGCGGATAACCGACCGCCTGTACAGCGGCGACCAGAGGACGCGGATCGAGCAGGAGATTCTGCTCGGCATGGGCGGGGTAAGGTTGCTGAAGAAACTCGGCATCAAACCGAGCGTATATCACATCAACGAGGGCCATTCGGCGTTCCTCATCCTGGAAAGGGTTGCCATCCTGATGGGTGAGGAGGGGCTGGGTTTTGAGGAAGCTTGCGAGGTTGTTCACGGCAGCACCATCTTTACCACCCACACGCCTGTGGAGGCAGGCAACGAACGCTTCCCCAAGGAATTAATCGAGCATTATTTTGCTTCCTTTGTCAAGAAGTGTAATATTTCGTGGTCACAATTATGGGCATTGGGTTGCAAGGAGAGCGGCGATGACAAGAATTTTTTCCTGACGATCCTCGCGCTGAAAATGAGTTTTATGACTAACGCGGTCAGCCGGCTGCATGGACGTATCTCGCGGCATATGTGGCGTGACGTCTGGAAAGGTTTTTACGGCTCCGACGTGCCGATCGGTCACATCACCAACGGCGTCCATATGAAGTCCTACGTTGCCCCGCGGATGAGAGAACTGCTGGATGTCTATCTGGGCGCGGATTGGTGGAGACACATCGCCGATAAGGAAATGTGGCAGCGCATTCAAGAGATTCCGGATGCAGTTTTATGGCGCACCCGCTATGAACTGAAACAGAAAAACTTTGATTTTCTGATCGACAATATTTCCCGGCAATGGTCAAGATACGGCCTTTCCAAAACATGGCGGGAAGATCTCCTGGGCAAGGTCAATCCCGCCGCCATGATCATTGGCTTTGCCAGAAGGTTCGCCCCCTATAAACGTGCTGATTTGATTCTGTCGGATATGGATCGTCTGGCCAATATTTTGAACAATAAGGACCGCCCCGTCCATATCATCATGGCCGGCAAGGCCCATCCCAGCGACGAGATGGGAAAGAGCCTGATAAAGAAGGTCGTTGACGTCTGCAAGGAGGAGCGGTTCCGAGGCAAGATCTTCTTTATCGAAAACTATGATATTCGCGTCGCCCGACATCTGGTGCAGGGCGTTGATGTCTGGCTGAACACGCCGCGGCGGCCCTTTGAGGCGAGCGGCACCAGCGGCCAAAAAGTGGTGATCAACGGCGTGCTGAATCTCAGCGTTTCCGATGGCTGGTGGTGCGAAGGCTATGACGGCACCAATGGGTGGAATATAGGGCCAGTGGTGAGGGAACGCCCGGACAACCGGCAAAATGCCGATGAGGAAGACAGTCAATCCCTCTATTCGCTCCTGGAAAACACGATCGTCCCGCTCTTCTATGACCGCTCCTCCTCAGGCTTGCCCGAAAAGTGGGTAGCCATGATTAAGAGATCAATGCAGACCCTGACCCCGGAATACACTACGGCGCGGATGCTGACCGATTATTACGAGCAGATGTACGTGCCGACCATGAGAAGAGAACAGGTCGTGACGGCGGATTCCTTCAAGCTGGCCCGTGAACTTGCCGCGTGGAAGCTCAAGACCCCCATGCGCTTTTCATCCTTGAAAGTTCTCGATTTCACGATTGACGGGGTACAGGGCGACACAATTGATGTTGGTCAGCCGCTGTTTGTGAAAGCCAGAATAGACCCGGGCAAGATGGATGAACAGGAAATCATTGTGGAACTTATGATTGGCCGGGCCGAGGGCGGTGATTTTATTGAAAGCCCCGCCAGCGTGCCTCTGGAAATAGCCCAGCGGGGCCCGGACGGCATCCTGACCTTTACCGGGCAATACGAAGTCAGCCAGAACGGTATGTATTCTTACGGGATACGCGTGGCGCCGTATCACAAAAACCTGGCCTCCAAATACGAGCTCGGGCTAATGCTATGGGGATGA
- a CDS encoding radical SAM protein, giving the protein MATPDHHEALVKLKGMFSSCTLCPRHCRVDRTRGEQGFCRLGDQIVMDCALVHHGEEPPLSGNCGAGTIFFSSCNLKCIYCQNHQISHDIKGELLDSAALARIMLSLADRGCHNIEPVTPTPQTPQIMAALSMAREQGLQLPFVYNCGGYEEPEVIKMLAGMVDIYLPDFKYGCDDDGLLFSGVKDYVAQALASIKEMVRQVGDELETEDNIARRGLLIRHLILPGRQENSLAALRLIKENISLRVSLSIMSQYTPIPALVRHAILGRRITRREYEAVVNFALDLGFENIFAQEVSDRHLSPDFNQDDPFGPH; this is encoded by the coding sequence ATGGCGACGCCAGACCATCACGAGGCCCTTGTAAAACTCAAAGGGATGTTCAGTAGTTGCACACTTTGCCCCCGTCACTGCCGGGTGGACCGGACCAGGGGCGAGCAGGGCTTCTGCCGACTGGGGGATCAGATTGTCATGGACTGCGCCCTTGTCCATCATGGCGAAGAGCCGCCGCTTTCGGGGAACTGTGGCGCCGGTACGATCTTCTTCTCATCCTGCAACCTGAAGTGCATCTATTGCCAGAATCATCAGATCAGTCACGACATAAAGGGAGAATTGCTGGACAGCGCCGCGCTGGCCCGGATCATGCTGTCGCTTGCGGACAGGGGCTGCCACAATATTGAACCCGTCACCCCCACCCCTCAGACGCCCCAGATCATGGCAGCGCTCTCGATGGCGCGTGAGCAGGGCCTGCAACTGCCCTTCGTATATAATTGCGGCGGATACGAAGAGCCGGAGGTAATTAAAATGCTGGCCGGGATGGTGGATATCTATCTGCCGGATTTCAAGTACGGTTGTGACGACGACGGCTTGCTTTTTTCCGGGGTGAAGGATTACGTTGCCCAGGCATTGGCTTCAATCAAGGAAATGGTGCGCCAGGTGGGGGATGAACTGGAGACGGAGGACAACATCGCCCGCCGGGGTCTGCTGATCCGGCACCTGATCCTGCCGGGCAGGCAGGAGAACAGCCTTGCGGCGCTCCGACTGATCAAGGAAAATATCTCCCTGCGGGTATCCCTCAGCATCATGTCGCAATACACACCGATTCCCGCTTTGGTCCGGCACGCCATCCTGGGGCGCAGGATAACCCGCCGGGAATACGAGGCGGTGGTAAACTTCGCCCTGGATCTAGGCTTTGAGAATATCTTCGCCCAAGAGGTCAGCGATCGTCATCTGTCACCCGATTTTAACCAGGATGATCCCTTCGGTCCACATTGA
- a CDS encoding glutamate-5-semialdehyde dehydrogenase has product MDIKLQVRGIAQNARLASLALARCPTDQKNRALTEMAAELIRQGDYLQQENGKDMAYARQAGLAAAMLDRLMLKGSTISDMAGGLEEVAALPDPVGKVTSMWRRPNGLLVGRMRIPLGVIGIIYESRPNVTADAAALCLKSGNAVILRGGSEAIHSNLAIAGILRGVLKKLALPEEAIQLIPITDREAVYEMLQLEEYIDVIIPRGGEELIRAVVAQSKIPVIKHYKGVCHVFVDADADLAMAENICLNAKTQRPGVCNALETLLVHQDIAAQFLPGMAIKLQQAGVTLRGCEQARKLTPGMEAATEDDWYREYLDLILAVRVVPDLDAAMAHIDKYGSLHTEAIVTKDYHNAQRFLNEVNSSTVLVNASTRFSDGFELGLGAEIGISTTKLHAFGPMGLEELTTTKFIIYGDGQVRV; this is encoded by the coding sequence ATGGATATTAAGCTGCAGGTAAGAGGAATTGCCCAAAACGCCCGATTGGCATCCTTGGCCCTGGCGCGCTGCCCTACTGATCAAAAGAATCGGGCGCTGACGGAAATGGCCGCGGAGCTGATCCGACAGGGGGACTATCTGCAGCAGGAAAACGGGAAAGATATGGCCTATGCCAGACAGGCAGGCCTTGCGGCGGCCATGTTAGACAGGCTGATGCTCAAGGGAAGCACGATCAGCGACATGGCCGGTGGTCTGGAAGAGGTCGCGGCGCTGCCGGACCCCGTGGGCAAGGTAACTTCCATGTGGCGTCGTCCGAACGGGCTGCTCGTGGGGAGGATGCGGATCCCGCTGGGGGTAATCGGCATCATCTACGAATCCCGTCCGAATGTTACGGCCGACGCCGCCGCCCTGTGTCTGAAGTCGGGCAATGCCGTCATCCTGAGAGGTGGTTCCGAGGCGATCCATTCCAATCTGGCGATTGCCGGCATTTTGCGGGGCGTGCTGAAAAAGCTGGCCCTGCCCGAGGAGGCCATTCAGCTCATCCCCATCACGGACCGGGAAGCCGTCTATGAGATGTTGCAGTTAGAGGAATACATTGATGTCATCATCCCCCGGGGCGGGGAAGAACTGATCCGGGCCGTCGTGGCCCAGTCTAAGATCCCGGTCATCAAACATTACAAGGGAGTCTGCCATGTCTTTGTGGACGCCGACGCCGACCTCGCCATGGCCGAAAATATCTGCCTGAATGCCAAGACCCAGCGTCCCGGCGTCTGCAATGCCCTGGAGACGCTTTTGGTCCATCAGGACATAGCGGCGCAATTTCTGCCGGGTATGGCGATCAAACTGCAGCAGGCCGGCGTTACGCTGCGCGGCTGCGAGCAGGCCCGAAAGCTTACGCCCGGCATGGAAGCGGCGACAGAAGACGACTGGTATCGTGAGTACCTCGACCTCATCCTGGCCGTCCGCGTTGTGCCCGACCTCGATGCGGCCATGGCCCATATTGACAAATACGGCTCCCTCCACACCGAGGCCATCGTCACTAAGGATTATCACAATGCCCAACGCTTCCTGAACGAGGTGAACTCCTCCACGGTGCTCGTGAACGCCTCGACCCGCTTCAGCGACGGATTTGAACTGGGCTTGGGGGCCGAGATCGGGATCAGCACGACGAAACTGCATGCCTTCGGCCCCATGGGGTTGGAGGAACTGACTACCACCAAATTCATCATCTACGGCGACGGGCAGGTACGGGTATGA
- the nadD gene encoding nicotinate-nucleotide adenylyltransferase, giving the protein MKLGILGGTFDPIHLGHLRCAEEVRELFALDRILFIPSSQPPHKDYPAVTPFAQRAEMVQLAIAGQPVFSCSDLENKRAGLSYSVITVEELLASQPQATLYFILGQDAFQTIQTWKDWERLLTLCHVVVMTRAGWKNEGLTEILPPDHAGRFRYNAALDGYQGPTGKAIFFRQVSFLEVSSSDIRSRIKAGKSVRYLVPEAVLAYLAEAGCYRQ; this is encoded by the coding sequence ATGAAGCTGGGCATTCTGGGCGGCACCTTCGATCCCATCCATTTGGGCCATTTGCGATGCGCCGAGGAGGTCAGGGAATTATTCGCCCTGGACCGGATATTGTTTATCCCAAGCTCCCAACCGCCTCACAAGGATTATCCGGCAGTGACCCCTTTTGCCCAGCGGGCGGAGATGGTCCAGTTGGCCATTGCCGGGCAACCGGTTTTTTCCTGTTCCGATCTGGAAAATAAACGGGCCGGGCTGTCCTACTCCGTCATAACGGTAGAAGAGCTGCTCGCCTCCCAACCCCAGGCGACGCTTTATTTTATCCTGGGTCAGGATGCCTTCCAGACCATCCAGACCTGGAAGGACTGGGAACGGCTGCTCACTTTGTGCCACGTGGTTGTCATGACCAGGGCTGGCTGGAAAAATGAAGGCCTGACGGAGATCCTGCCCCCTGACCACGCCGGCCGGTTCCGCTATAACGCCGCCCTGGACGGATATCAAGGCCCCACCGGCAAGGCCATCTTTTTTCGCCAGGTCTCTTTTCTGGAGGTATCTTCTTCGGATATCAGAAGCCGGATCAAGGCCGGGAAATCCGTCCGATATCTCGTGCCGGAAGCAGTGCTTGCCTACCTTGCCGAGGCCGGTTGCTACCGGCAATAA
- a CDS encoding DMT family transporter, translating into MHSTPKDRIDLSGILFMVLLTFLWGCNYSAIKFASGGISPVFMSFLRSAIASFLGILYCLAIKEPLFHRDIRLWHGCVVGLLFGIEFACIYFGLRYTHAARASILLNLSPFVVAIGAWLFLRERLNALNITGLVLAFAGAACVLLWGKPATWTPSMLFGDALQIIAAVLWGATTIYIKKYLAGKVQPIHTFLYQLVFSIPILLLCAYVLEPTWIHGINGPVLAALGYQSVIVAFASYLVWFKLIHTYPVSQLAVFSFLTPIFGVASGAIFLAEPVTVGLVIGMSLVCVGIYVNSRGQQ; encoded by the coding sequence ATGCATAGTACGCCCAAGGACCGCATAGATCTCAGCGGCATTCTCTTCATGGTTCTGCTCACATTTCTGTGGGGTTGCAACTATTCGGCGATCAAGTTCGCCAGCGGTGGCATCTCGCCTGTCTTCATGTCCTTTCTCCGTTCAGCGATTGCCTCTTTTCTGGGCATCCTCTACTGCCTGGCCATCAAGGAGCCGCTTTTCCACCGGGACATCCGTCTCTGGCACGGATGCGTGGTAGGGCTCCTTTTTGGGATCGAGTTTGCCTGCATCTATTTCGGCCTGCGCTATACCCATGCCGCCCGCGCCAGTATCCTGCTTAATCTTTCGCCGTTCGTGGTGGCCATCGGCGCCTGGCTATTTCTGCGGGAGCGCTTGAATGCCCTCAATATAACAGGATTGGTCCTCGCCTTCGCCGGGGCGGCCTGCGTCCTGCTCTGGGGTAAACCGGCTACTTGGACCCCATCCATGCTTTTTGGGGATGCGCTGCAGATAATAGCCGCAGTGCTGTGGGGTGCGACGACAATTTACATCAAAAAATATCTGGCCGGCAAGGTCCAGCCGATTCATACCTTCCTCTACCAGCTCGTCTTTTCCATTCCTATCCTCCTTCTCTGCGCCTATGTCCTGGAACCGACCTGGATCCACGGCATCAACGGACCTGTCCTGGCCGCGCTCGGCTATCAGTCGGTTATTGTCGCCTTCGCTTCCTATCTGGTGTGGTTCAAACTGATTCATACCTATCCCGTTTCCCAGCTCGCGGTTTTTTCCTTCCTGACGCCAATTTTCGGCGTTGCTTCCGGGGCGATCTTTCTGGCTGAACCGGTCACGGTGGGCTTGGTGATTGGCATGTCATTAGTATGCGTCGGCATCTATGTGAACAGCAGGGGGCAGCAGTAA
- a CDS encoding fructose-1,6-bisphosphatase, which translates to MGEGISDYTKFAVDLRRHMWMDGVEMELRRLIWQIAVTGKYISAKIHESNRKLAGFQNIYGEDQLALDRGADEILKNQLQFSGSVREYASEEQETVVTIGQGNEKYFITADPLDGSSLVDANLSIGTIIGIHQEAVLGQGRKSMVAALYITYGPLITMVYATAKGAHEFVLNREGEYVLSQENITLNDRGSIYSPGGLRRDCTPEHCKFLEALEAAGYKLRYSGGFVPDINQLLIKRGGIFTYPALKNEPQGKLRLLFELQPMAFIIEQAGGMATNGREDILSLTVTDLDQRSPIYIGSRVEVEQARGFLTGN; encoded by the coding sequence ATGGGGGAAGGCATATCTGATTACACCAAATTTGCCGTGGACTTACGACGCCACATGTGGATGGACGGCGTAGAGATGGAATTGCGCCGCCTGATCTGGCAGATTGCCGTGACGGGGAAATATATATCCGCCAAGATTCACGAATCCAACCGCAAGCTGGCGGGGTTTCAAAACATTTACGGAGAGGACCAATTAGCCCTGGACCGCGGCGCCGATGAAATTCTAAAAAATCAACTCCAGTTTTCCGGGTCTGTCCGGGAATACGCCTCCGAAGAGCAGGAAACCGTTGTCACCATCGGCCAGGGGAATGAAAAATATTTCATTACCGCCGATCCCCTGGACGGTTCTTCGCTCGTGGATGCCAATCTGTCCATCGGCACCATTATCGGCATCCACCAGGAGGCGGTTTTAGGCCAGGGCCGAAAATCCATGGTGGCGGCGCTCTACATTACCTACGGCCCGCTGATCACGATGGTGTATGCGACGGCCAAGGGGGCCCATGAATTTGTGCTGAACAGGGAAGGCGAGTATGTCCTTTCTCAGGAGAACATAACCTTAAATGATCGAGGCTCCATTTACAGCCCGGGCGGATTGAGAAGGGACTGCACTCCGGAGCATTGTAAATTTCTGGAAGCGCTGGAGGCAGCCGGCTACAAGCTCCGCTATAGCGGTGGATTTGTACCGGACATCAATCAGTTGCTGATCAAAAGAGGGGGTATTTTCACTTACCCCGCCTTAAAAAATGAACCGCAGGGGAAATTGCGGCTCCTTTTCGAACTTCAGCCCATGGCCTTCATCATCGAACAGGCGGGCGGTATGGCCACGAATGGCCGGGAGGATATCCTGTCATTGACGGTAACGGATCTGGACCAGCGCTCGCCGATCTACATCGGCAGCCGTGTAGAGGTGGAACAGGCGCGAGGATTTCTAACGGGTAACTAA